The following coding sequences are from one Streptomyces angustmyceticus window:
- the recQ gene encoding DNA helicase RecQ gives MAQADVEVVVDMDVEGASDTSEAVQVLRRVFGYESFRGSQQEIIEHVIGGGDAVVLMPTGGGKSLCYQIPSLVRGGVGVVISPLIALMQDQVDALRALGVRAGFLNSTQDLEERRLVEAEFLSGELDLLYLAPERLRVEQTLNLLDRGKISLFAIDEAHCVAQWGHDFRPDYLALSMLHERWPEVPRIALTATATEATHQEITTRLRMADARHFVASFDRPNIQYRIAAKSEPKKQLLELLRTEHAGDAGIVYCLSRASVEKTAQFLVENGIPAVPYHAGLDARMRAEHQSRFLREDGLVVVATIAFGMGIDKPDVRFVAHLDLPKSVEGYYQETGRAGRDGQPSTAWLAYGLQDVVQQRKMIDGSEGDEAHRRRLAAHLDAMLALCETVQCRRVRLLAYFGQESSACGNCDTCLAPPETWDGTVAAQKLLSTVVRLKRERGQKFGAGQIIDILTGKKTAKVIQFDHDGLSVFGVGSDLREAEWRGVVRQLLAQGLLAVEGDYGTLVLTDASGEVLGGRREVPMRREPEKAARAAKARTKGKRAAPADLPEEALPVFEALRGWRGRTAKEQGVPAYVIFHDATLREIATLRPASTAELGTISGVGENKLAKYGTQILDVLAGRETSGEEGQGDGAPAATAGAGAADAAAGASGMAGAAGTAGPNGATGGGPVPPEPIDEEAFPEPPDDIDW, from the coding sequence ATGGCTCAGGCGGACGTGGAAGTGGTCGTGGACATGGATGTGGAAGGCGCTTCGGACACCAGCGAGGCGGTGCAGGTGCTGCGCCGGGTGTTCGGGTACGAATCGTTCCGCGGCAGCCAGCAGGAGATCATCGAGCACGTCATCGGGGGCGGGGACGCCGTCGTCCTGATGCCGACCGGTGGCGGAAAGTCCCTGTGCTACCAGATTCCCTCGCTGGTCAGAGGCGGTGTGGGGGTGGTGATCTCACCGCTGATCGCCTTGATGCAGGACCAGGTCGACGCCCTGCGGGCGCTCGGGGTGCGGGCCGGGTTCCTCAATTCGACGCAGGATCTGGAGGAGCGGCGGCTCGTCGAGGCCGAGTTCCTGTCCGGGGAGCTGGATCTGCTGTATCTGGCGCCCGAGCGGCTGCGGGTCGAGCAGACGCTGAACCTGCTGGACCGGGGCAAGATCTCGCTCTTCGCGATCGACGAGGCGCACTGTGTCGCGCAGTGGGGCCATGACTTCCGGCCGGACTACCTGGCGCTGTCGATGCTGCACGAGCGCTGGCCCGAGGTGCCGCGGATCGCGCTGACCGCCACGGCGACCGAGGCCACCCACCAGGAGATCACCACGCGGCTGCGGATGGCGGACGCCCGGCACTTCGTGGCGAGCTTCGACCGGCCGAACATCCAGTACCGGATCGCGGCGAAGAGCGAGCCGAAGAAGCAGCTGCTGGAGCTGCTGCGCACCGAGCACGCGGGGGACGCGGGGATCGTCTACTGCCTGTCGCGGGCCTCGGTCGAGAAGACCGCGCAGTTCCTGGTGGAGAACGGCATCCCGGCGGTGCCGTACCACGCGGGACTCGACGCGCGGATGCGCGCCGAGCACCAGTCGCGCTTCCTGCGCGAGGACGGGCTGGTCGTGGTCGCCACGATCGCGTTCGGGATGGGCATCGACAAGCCGGACGTCCGGTTCGTGGCGCATCTCGACCTGCCGAAGTCCGTGGAGGGCTACTACCAGGAGACCGGGCGTGCGGGGCGCGACGGCCAGCCGTCGACGGCCTGGCTGGCGTACGGGCTGCAGGACGTGGTCCAGCAGCGGAAGATGATCGACGGGTCGGAGGGCGACGAGGCGCACCGGCGGCGGCTGGCGGCCCATCTCGACGCGATGCTGGCGCTGTGCGAGACGGTGCAGTGCCGGCGGGTCCGGCTGCTGGCCTACTTCGGCCAGGAGAGCAGCGCGTGCGGCAACTGCGACACCTGCCTGGCCCCGCCGGAGACCTGGGACGGCACGGTCGCCGCGCAGAAGCTGCTGTCCACGGTCGTACGGCTCAAGCGGGAGCGCGGGCAGAAGTTCGGCGCGGGCCAGATCATCGACATCCTGACGGGGAAGAAGACCGCCAAGGTCATCCAGTTCGATCATGACGGGCTGAGCGTCTTCGGGGTCGGGAGCGACCTCCGGGAGGCCGAATGGCGCGGCGTCGTACGGCAGTTGCTGGCCCAGGGGCTGCTCGCCGTCGAGGGTGACTACGGCACGCTGGTGCTCACGGACGCGAGCGGCGAGGTGCTGGGCGGCCGGCGCGAGGTGCCGATGCGGCGGGAGCCGGAGAAGGCGGCGCGGGCGGCCAAGGCGAGGACGAAGGGCAAGCGTGCGGCGCCGGCGGACCTGCCGGAGGAGGCACTGCCGGTCTTCGAGGCCCTGCGCGGCTGGCGGGGGCGCACGGCCAAGGAGCAGGGCGTACCCGCGTATGTGATCTTCCACGACGCCACCCTGCGGGAGATCGCCACCCTCCGGCCGGCGTCCACGGCCGAGCTCGGCACGATCAGCGGGGTCGGCGAGAACAAGCTCGCGAAGTACGGCACGCAGATCCTGGACGTGCTGGCGGGGCGGGAGACGTCCGGGGAAGAGGGACAGGGCGATGGCGCGCCGGCGGCGACGGCGGGAGCGGGGGCAGCCGACGCCGCGGCCGGGGCGTCGGGGATGGCCGGGGCCGCGGGGACGGCCGGGCCGAACGGTGCGACAGGGGGCGGCCCGGTGCCGCCGGAGCCCATCGACGAGGAGGCGTTCCCGGAGCCGCCGGACGACATCGACTGGTGA